Genomic DNA from Heteronotia binoei isolate CCM8104 ecotype False Entrance Well chromosome 8, APGP_CSIRO_Hbin_v1, whole genome shotgun sequence:
caagtccttcacatgcagccagttgaatgacctcgggccagtcacagttttctcagaactgttttctcaagagcagttcaccccacagggtgtctgttgtggagagaagaaaagaaggtgattgtaaaccagtctgagactccttcagttaGTGAAGGACAGGGAATAAAACCAAGACCATTTCCGCAGTAGCAGTCACTCCACTCTCGCCCTCAGGGTAGCTCACACATTTGGTGGCTCATGTATATGTCTCCTGACAAAAACTACTGCACATATAGAGTAAAGATGGGAAATGATAATCTAGCACTGACAGCTCAGCAGTCTTTTGCACTTAGTACATAGTTAATCTCCATGAAATATTTTTTACTTTTGAATCTAAGTATAAATCCCTCccactctctctctgtttttgtgCTAGTTTCTAACAGAGCTGGAAATCAACAAAGATCTGAAGATCTCTGTCAGAGACCAGGAACTGGCTTCCATGAGGGTGGCAGAGGCATTTGACACCCTTTGCAATGATGTTATCCCCAAAAGCATCACGGACATTCGCAGGCTGAATGCCAGGCTTTCAGGCTACCCTGGGATGCTAAAAAAGGAAGATTTTGAAAGGACGATGTTAACTATGGTCTACACAGCATATCGGGCTGCTCAGTCCCAAGGACACCAGAAAGACACCTGGACTGAAACCTTTGTCAATCTCTACAAGGTCCTGAAGCATGACTTGATGTTCCCATCTAGCCAAACACCATCTTCTCAAAGGACTTTATAGATCGGAAATTCATTCTCATAGCAGTGCACATCAGTCTCTTTGCTGTGTAAAAAAGAAAGTGTTTTTAAGGCCCTACAGGCAGGGAGACTTTCTTTATTCTCTAGCTCCTCCTAGAGGATACCTGTAGTAACATCTTTTCTATAAGAAAAACTGGTTGGGTTCATTCCTACTAAAGCTAAAGGCAGACAAGACTTCCCTGGTCAGCATCTAAGTTTTGCCAATGGGCCACTTAGTGAAGAATAATGAAGCAAGGCCACGAATCAAGAAGCCTGAAAACCGGTTCTGTTGCACTTgctgtccttcctctttctcaacctCTGTCATGTTTATTGTGCCTGTTAGAGGGGAGCAGTAGCTTTTTCTGCAGGAAATATTCCACTAAGCTGACAACCCTGTATGAACTCATATTTTCTGTCTGTTACCATTCCTGGTCAAATGGGTTTCACTGGTTTTGTATTGTTTCAAAAAGCTGGGGACTCTGATAGACCAGAAATAACTGTGAGCCGAA
This window encodes:
- the FAM180A gene encoding protein FAM180A produces the protein MHWKTVLVLLLYYNAHATVPPRWNRAMLFPSAQRVKRSSATLLNPILQKSQEDVDLLFEFLTELEINKDLKISVRDQELASMRVAEAFDTLCNDVIPKSITDIRRLNARLSGYPGMLKKEDFERTMLTMVYTAYRAAQSQGHQKDTWTETFVNLYKVLKHDLMFPSSQTPSSQRTL